One Pygocentrus nattereri isolate fPygNat1 chromosome 12, fPygNat1.pri, whole genome shotgun sequence DNA window includes the following coding sequences:
- the LOC108434720 gene encoding SH2 domain-containing protein 1A-like, protein MLGCMYYGQIGKQDTERLLEKYGKEGSFLLRDSQSVPGALCLCVRRTPFVHTYRIEHSSQGWAVETINREKPQWFQSLDELIECYRNLTPHNMVPLLYPLEKAHLSKEDRQYTAPAQLAYMEM, encoded by the exons ATGCTCGGATGTATGTATTACGGCCAAATCGGCAAACAGGACACGGAGCGCTTGCTGGAAAAGTATGGAAAAGAAGGAAGCTTCCTCCTGAGAGACAGCCAGAGCGTGCCAGGAGCTCTGTGCCTCTGCGTGAG GAGAACTCCATTTGTCCACACTTACAGGATTGAGCATTCATCTCAAGGCTGGGCTGTTGAG ACTATCAACAGAGAGAAGCCACAGTGGTTTCAGTCCCTGGATGAGCTCATTGAGTGTTACAGAAATCTGACCCCTCACAACATGGTTCCCCTTCTGTATCCTCTGGAGAAGGCACACCTGAGTAAGGAGGACAGGCAGTACACGG CACCGGCTCAACTGGCCTACATGGAGATGTGA